One window of the Actinomyces procaprae genome contains the following:
- the purS gene encoding phosphoribosylformylglycinamidine synthase subunit PurS: MGRIVVEVMPKPEILDPQGKAVMGNLPRLGFDQFTGVRQGRRFELTVDGPVTDAHLAAAAEAAEKLLSNPIIEDVVSVTADPADGADAAPNPEEA, encoded by the coding sequence ATGGGACGCATCGTCGTCGAGGTCATGCCCAAGCCCGAGATCCTTGACCCGCAGGGCAAGGCCGTCATGGGCAACCTACCCCGCCTAGGATTCGACCAGTTCACCGGCGTGCGGCAGGGCCGCCGCTTCGAGCTCACGGTTGACGGTCCCGTCACCGACGCCCACCTGGCCGCCGCCGCCGAGGCCGCCGAGAAGCTGCTGTCCAACCCGATCATCGAGGACGTCGTCTCCGTCACCGCCGACCCGGCCGACGGCGCGGACGCCGCGCCGAACCCCGAGGAGGCCTGA
- a CDS encoding phosphoribosylaminoimidazolesuccinocarboxamide synthase encodes MSETSTPESPAAEPGAGAPPSAPALPGWKHVSSGKVRDVYAPAEVGPLAGQDVLLLVASDRISAYDHILSTPVPDKGKVLTALSVWWFEQLADIVPGHVVSLDVPAAVAGRAMICRRLQMYPVECVARGYLTGSGLAEYRSDGTVCGLPLPDGLTEASRLPEPIFTPAAKAELGAHDENVSFERVAEMVGPAAAEALRDTTLALYTRAADVARARGIILADTKFEFGQDPATGALTLGDEVLTPDSSRFWPADAWTPGRPTPSFDKQYVRDWLTSPASGWDRGSAAAPPALPDDVVQRTRQRYLEAYERLTGGPLDLSA; translated from the coding sequence ATGAGCGAGACCAGCACCCCTGAGAGCCCCGCCGCCGAGCCCGGTGCGGGCGCGCCGCCGTCGGCCCCCGCCCTGCCCGGCTGGAAGCACGTCTCCTCCGGCAAGGTGCGCGACGTCTACGCCCCCGCCGAGGTCGGCCCCTTGGCCGGGCAGGACGTGCTGTTGCTGGTCGCCTCCGACCGCATCAGCGCCTACGACCACATCCTGTCCACCCCGGTTCCGGACAAGGGCAAGGTCCTCACCGCCCTGTCCGTGTGGTGGTTCGAACAGCTCGCCGACATCGTCCCCGGCCACGTGGTCAGCCTGGACGTGCCGGCCGCGGTCGCCGGTCGCGCCATGATCTGCCGGCGCCTGCAGATGTACCCGGTCGAATGCGTCGCCCGCGGCTACCTCACCGGCTCCGGCCTGGCCGAGTACCGCTCCGACGGCACCGTATGCGGCCTGCCTCTGCCGGACGGCCTCACCGAGGCCTCCCGCCTGCCGGAGCCGATCTTCACCCCTGCCGCCAAGGCCGAACTCGGCGCGCACGACGAGAACGTCTCCTTCGAGCGAGTGGCGGAGATGGTGGGTCCCGCCGCTGCCGAGGCGCTGCGCGACACCACCCTCGCCCTGTACACCCGCGCCGCCGACGTCGCCCGCGCGCGCGGCATCATCCTGGCCGACACCAAGTTCGAATTCGGCCAGGACCCCGCCACCGGCGCCCTGACCCTGGGCGACGAGGTCCTCACCCCCGACTCCTCCCGCTTCTGGCCCGCCGACGCCTGGACGCCCGGCCGCCCCACCCCCTCCTTCGACAAGCAGTACGTGCGCGACTGGCTCACCTCACCCGCATCCGGCTGGGACCGCGGCTCGGCTGCGGCGCCCCCGGCCCTGCCCGACGACGTCGTGCAGCGCACCCGGCAGCGGTACCTGGAGGCCTACGAGCGGCTGACCGGCGGCCCGCTGGACCTGAGCGCATGA
- a CDS encoding glycosyltransferase, whose translation MRTIDVAPLPLSDLESHLDEVAIRRLRDGVAAAKNLLEGRTVWTITPTSAAASGPAEIVAPLVGYALDIGIDARWLVLDAPSEFTTISARLHAGIHGDRGDGGKLAEKQRDIYEHVIASNAENVVDDIREGDVVILHDPPTAGLAKALRAAGAAVIWRCHLGAQDTGDAGQRAWAFLDRYLEEVDLVIVSRPDYRPPFVEPERCAVIAPSINPDSPKNRVLDLDESWSVARLAGVFDGEPPFDAVAFVHEDGRPDALRQLPSLAGAGLPVPQNVRVVAQVSRWDRLKGGKELVDAFADNIAALPADAHLLLVGPDPDPERDAESAAVLGEVLDRWDLLPDSVASRVHIAAVPMHDRDVNAMVVNAVQRVADVVTQRSLVEAFGLPVAEAMWKKAPVVASAVGGIQDQIDDGVDGVLVDPADGAAWAQAVADVLRLPERAHEMGLAAHESVRREFLPDRHLLDLVDAIASSIE comes from the coding sequence ATGAGAACCATCGACGTCGCCCCGCTCCCCCTGTCGGACCTCGAAAGCCACCTGGACGAGGTCGCCATCCGACGCCTGCGCGACGGCGTCGCAGCGGCCAAGAACCTCCTGGAGGGACGCACCGTCTGGACTATCACGCCGACGTCCGCCGCGGCGTCGGGCCCCGCGGAGATCGTCGCCCCGCTGGTCGGCTACGCGCTGGACATCGGGATCGACGCCCGCTGGCTGGTACTGGACGCCCCGAGCGAGTTCACGACCATCTCCGCCCGCCTGCACGCCGGCATTCACGGCGACCGCGGCGACGGCGGCAAGCTCGCCGAGAAGCAGCGCGACATCTACGAGCACGTGATCGCCTCCAACGCGGAGAACGTCGTCGACGACATCCGCGAGGGCGACGTCGTCATCCTGCACGACCCGCCCACCGCCGGCCTGGCCAAGGCGCTGAGGGCAGCCGGCGCCGCCGTCATCTGGCGCTGCCACCTGGGCGCCCAGGACACGGGTGACGCCGGGCAGCGCGCATGGGCGTTCCTTGACCGCTACCTGGAGGAGGTCGACCTGGTGATCGTCTCGCGCCCCGACTACCGGCCTCCCTTCGTGGAGCCGGAGCGGTGCGCGGTGATCGCCCCGTCCATCAACCCGGACTCCCCCAAGAACCGGGTGCTGGACCTGGACGAGTCCTGGTCGGTGGCACGCCTGGCGGGCGTGTTCGACGGCGAGCCCCCCTTCGACGCCGTGGCCTTCGTGCACGAGGACGGGCGCCCCGACGCGCTTCGGCAGCTGCCCTCGCTGGCGGGCGCGGGCCTGCCGGTGCCGCAGAACGTGCGCGTGGTCGCGCAGGTGTCCCGCTGGGACCGCCTCAAGGGCGGTAAGGAGCTGGTCGACGCATTCGCCGACAATATTGCGGCGCTGCCCGCCGACGCGCACCTGCTGCTGGTCGGCCCGGACCCGGATCCGGAGCGCGACGCCGAGTCGGCCGCCGTGCTGGGTGAGGTGTTGGACCGTTGGGACCTGCTTCCGGACTCGGTGGCCTCGCGCGTGCACATCGCCGCCGTGCCCATGCACGATCGGGACGTCAACGCGATGGTGGTCAATGCGGTTCAGCGGGTGGCCGATGTGGTCACGCAGCGCTCGCTGGTGGAGGCCTTCGGGCTGCCGGTGGCGGAGGCCATGTGGAAGAAGGCTCCCGTAGTCGCCTCCGCGGTGGGCGGCATCCAGGATCAGATCGACGACGGCGTCGACGGCGTGCTGGTGGATCCCGCCGACGGCGCCGCCTGGGCTCAGGCGGTAGCGGATGTGCTGCGGCTCCCAGAGCGCGCACATGAGATGGGACTGGCCGCACACGAGTCGGTACGCCGAGAGTTCCTTCCCGACCGGCACCTGCTGGACTTGGTCGACGCCATCGCCAGCTCCATCGAGTGA
- a CDS encoding IS5 family transposase gives MSIDAAARHDLTDAQWGLLEPLLPAPPVRGRPRVYPLRDMINAVRWRTRVGAPWRDVPARYGPWWRACALYRAWQTDGWGRIESALVAQADAAGKIGWRVSVDSTTCRAHVHAAGARKDSPQLVEGEPEDHALGTSRGGWSTKVHAAVDAACGMLAGVLTAGQVADCPMMIPVLDKICVQRPAGGRPRTRPQMVLADKAYSSKGNRDWLRNHHIKATIPIKADQADNRRRRGSAGGRPPAFDPVAYKDRNAVERCFGQLKQNRAMATRYDKLAVRYQATTHIASIDHWLKRLT, from the coding sequence TTGAGTATAGACGCTGCCGCTCGTCATGACCTGACCGATGCTCAGTGGGGGCTGCTCGAGCCCCTGCTGCCCGCCCCGCCTGTTCGTGGCAGGCCGCGCGTGTATCCGCTGCGGGACATGATCAACGCCGTACGGTGGAGAACCCGGGTCGGTGCGCCCTGGCGTGACGTACCGGCCCGCTACGGGCCGTGGTGGAGGGCCTGCGCCCTGTACCGGGCCTGGCAGACCGATGGGTGGGGGCGCATCGAGTCCGCCCTTGTCGCCCAGGCCGACGCCGCCGGCAAGATCGGCTGGCGGGTGTCGGTGGATTCGACCACCTGTCGGGCGCATGTGCATGCCGCTGGGGCGCGCAAGGACAGTCCCCAGCTGGTGGAGGGGGAGCCCGAGGATCACGCCCTGGGGACCTCTCGGGGTGGCTGGTCGACCAAGGTTCACGCCGCCGTGGACGCCGCCTGCGGCATGCTGGCCGGGGTGCTGACCGCCGGACAGGTCGCGGACTGCCCGATGATGATCCCCGTCCTAGACAAGATATGTGTCCAGCGTCCTGCCGGTGGACGGCCCCGCACCAGGCCGCAGATGGTGCTGGCCGACAAGGCCTACTCCTCAAAGGGGAACCGGGACTGGCTGCGCAACCACCACATCAAGGCCACCATCCCTATCAAGGCAGACCAGGCCGACAACCGCCGCCGACGCGGCAGCGCCGGGGGCAGACCGCCCGCCTTCGACCCCGTGGCCTACAAGGACCGCAACGCCGTGGAGCGGTGCTTCGGCCAGCTCAAGCAGAACCGCGCCATGGCCACCAGGTACGACAAGCTCGCCGTCCGCTACCAAGCCACCACCCACATCGCCAGCATCGACCACTGGCTCAAACGACTTACATAA
- the purL gene encoding phosphoribosylformylglycinamidine synthase subunit PurL: MSAVEPNAVTEPARPSQAAEHPDTVERAAATPDQAMPYRDLGLKDEEYDTIKTILGRRPTAAELAMYSVMWSEHCSYKSSKLHLRQFGEKTTPEMREHLLVGMGENAGVVDIGDGWAVTYKVESHNHPSFVEPYQGAATGVGGIVRDIISMGARPVAVMDQLRFGAVDHPDTARVVHGVVAGVGGYGNCLGLPNIGGETEFDPSYQENPLVNALCVGVLRHEDIHLANASGAGNKVVLFGARTGGDGIGGASILASESFEDGMPAKRPSVQVGDPFMEKVLIECCLDLFAADLVLGIQDLGAAGISCATSELASNGDGGMHVDLENVLLRDPTLTAGEILMSESQERMMAVVAPDKLDDFMAVIDKWDVEASVVGEVNGSGRLTIDHFGERIVDVDPRTVAHEGPTYDRPYARPAWQDALNADTSDALARPGTVEELVEQVRAVVTSPNQASAAWVTDQYDRFVRGATALAQPDDAGVIRVDEATGRGVAIATDANGRFTKLDPATGAAQALAESYRNVCTVGARPLAVTDCLNFGSPEDPDAMWQLVEAITGLADACRELGVPVTGGNVSLYNSHGKVKGLPDSSINPTPVVGVLGVMDDVRRANPSGWQEEGLAIIALGETRDELDGSAWTRVVHDHLGGLPPHVDLEAEAALGRVLVALSEVDLPDGSRLVRAAHDLSAGGLAQSLVDACLRFGVGAAIDLAALPGDVDDFTALLSESGARALVAVPEGALPAVAAAAEAEGVTWGRLGTTGGDMLAVTGTDLLADDGSGRPLVLDLDELRAGVQATLPALFD; the protein is encoded by the coding sequence ATGTCCGCCGTCGAGCCCAACGCCGTGACCGAACCCGCCCGCCCCAGCCAGGCCGCCGAGCATCCCGACACCGTCGAGCGCGCCGCGGCCACGCCCGACCAGGCGATGCCCTACCGCGATCTCGGCCTGAAGGATGAGGAGTACGACACCATCAAGACCATCCTCGGCCGCCGCCCCACCGCCGCGGAGCTGGCCATGTACTCGGTCATGTGGTCCGAGCACTGCTCCTACAAGTCCTCCAAGCTCCACCTGCGCCAGTTCGGGGAGAAGACCACCCCCGAGATGCGGGAGCACCTGCTGGTGGGTATGGGGGAGAACGCCGGCGTCGTCGACATCGGTGACGGCTGGGCCGTCACCTACAAGGTCGAGTCCCACAACCATCCCAGCTTCGTCGAGCCCTACCAGGGCGCCGCCACCGGCGTCGGCGGCATCGTGCGCGACATCATCTCCATGGGCGCCCGGCCCGTGGCCGTCATGGACCAGCTGCGCTTCGGCGCCGTAGACCACCCCGACACGGCCCGGGTGGTGCACGGCGTCGTCGCCGGGGTGGGCGGCTACGGCAACTGCCTGGGCCTGCCCAACATCGGCGGCGAGACCGAGTTCGACCCCTCCTACCAGGAGAACCCGCTGGTCAACGCCCTGTGCGTGGGCGTGCTGCGGCATGAGGACATCCACCTGGCCAACGCCTCCGGTGCGGGCAATAAGGTGGTCCTGTTCGGCGCCCGCACCGGCGGTGACGGCATCGGCGGCGCCTCCATCCTCGCCTCGGAGTCCTTCGAGGACGGCATGCCCGCCAAACGGCCGAGCGTGCAGGTGGGCGACCCCTTCATGGAGAAGGTCCTGATCGAGTGCTGCCTGGACCTGTTCGCGGCCGACCTGGTGCTCGGCATCCAGGACCTCGGCGCCGCCGGCATCTCCTGCGCCACCAGCGAGCTGGCCTCCAACGGCGACGGCGGCATGCACGTGGACCTGGAGAACGTGCTGCTGCGCGACCCCACCCTCACGGCCGGGGAGATCCTCATGAGCGAGTCCCAGGAGCGCATGATGGCGGTCGTCGCCCCGGACAAGCTCGACGACTTCATGGCGGTAATCGACAAGTGGGACGTCGAGGCCAGTGTCGTCGGCGAGGTCAACGGCTCCGGGCGGCTGACGATCGACCACTTCGGGGAGCGGATCGTGGACGTGGACCCGCGCACGGTTGCCCACGAGGGCCCCACCTACGACCGCCCCTACGCCCGCCCCGCCTGGCAGGACGCCCTGAACGCCGACACCTCCGACGCCCTGGCCCGGCCGGGGACGGTCGAGGAGCTGGTGGAGCAGGTGCGCGCCGTCGTCACCAGCCCCAACCAGGCTTCCGCGGCGTGGGTCACCGACCAGTACGACCGCTTCGTGCGCGGCGCCACCGCCCTGGCACAGCCCGACGACGCCGGCGTCATTCGCGTGGATGAGGCCACCGGCCGCGGGGTCGCCATCGCCACGGACGCCAACGGTCGCTTCACCAAGCTCGATCCGGCCACCGGTGCGGCCCAGGCGCTGGCCGAGTCATACCGCAACGTGTGCACCGTGGGCGCCCGCCCGCTGGCCGTCACCGACTGCCTCAACTTCGGCTCCCCGGAGGACCCCGACGCCATGTGGCAGCTGGTGGAGGCGATCACCGGCCTGGCCGACGCCTGCCGCGAGCTGGGCGTGCCCGTAACCGGTGGGAACGTCTCCCTGTACAACTCCCACGGGAAGGTAAAGGGCCTGCCAGACTCCTCCATCAACCCCACCCCCGTGGTGGGCGTGCTGGGTGTGATGGATGACGTGCGCCGTGCCAACCCCTCGGGGTGGCAGGAGGAGGGCCTGGCCATCATTGCCCTGGGTGAGACCCGCGACGAGCTGGACGGCTCGGCCTGGACCCGCGTGGTGCACGACCACCTGGGCGGCCTGCCGCCGCACGTGGACCTGGAGGCGGAGGCCGCCCTCGGGCGGGTGCTGGTGGCATTGAGCGAGGTGGACCTGCCCGACGGCTCCCGGCTGGTGCGCGCCGCCCACGACCTGTCCGCCGGCGGGCTGGCGCAGAGCCTGGTGGACGCCTGCCTGCGCTTCGGCGTCGGCGCGGCCATCGACCTGGCCGCCCTGCCCGGCGACGTTGACGACTTCACCGCGCTGCTGTCCGAGTCCGGCGCCCGCGCCCTGGTTGCGGTGCCGGAGGGCGCCCTGCCCGCGGTGGCGGCGGCCGCCGAGGCCGAGGGTGTGACTTGGGGGCGCCTGGGCACCACCGGCGGGGACATGCTTGCCGTCACCGGCACGGACCTGCTGGCCGACGACGGCTCCGGCCGCCCGCTGGTGCTGGACCTGGATGAGCTGCGGGCGGGGGTGCAGGCGACTTTGCCGGCGCTGTTCGACTGA
- a CDS encoding 2'-5' RNA ligase family protein: METLADFDERVGAFQTDSVPAEPVFGLPASLEEKVARRVGVLRPFYGDTIAYFLDDQLRELVGAIAHDLHGRFGESLSLPLPVGMAHVTLHDLHSGSDRARVWPLVEAGAATAAELVARARAIGPIRTRCTAVFNLVNTSVVVGIRAVDEYEHRRLLSARALFDEILPAGPFTPHITLAYYRPEAPTALPPDELRATLGELTGAVADRPVDLLPERLHALHFDSMSNYWVAER; encoded by the coding sequence GTGGAGACGCTTGCTGATTTCGACGAGCGCGTCGGCGCATTCCAGACCGACTCGGTCCCCGCCGAGCCGGTGTTCGGACTGCCCGCGTCCCTGGAGGAGAAGGTGGCCCGACGAGTCGGCGTGCTGCGGCCCTTCTATGGGGACACGATCGCCTACTTCCTCGACGATCAGCTTCGGGAGCTCGTAGGGGCGATCGCGCATGACCTCCACGGCCGTTTCGGCGAGTCGCTGTCGCTGCCGCTGCCCGTGGGGATGGCCCATGTGACGCTCCACGATCTCCATTCCGGTTCGGACCGGGCGCGGGTGTGGCCGCTGGTCGAGGCCGGCGCGGCGACGGCCGCGGAGCTGGTCGCGCGGGCGCGTGCGATCGGCCCGATCCGCACCAGGTGCACGGCGGTCTTCAACCTGGTGAATACGAGCGTCGTCGTCGGGATCCGGGCCGTTGACGAGTACGAGCACCGTAGGTTGCTGTCCGCTCGCGCATTGTTTGACGAGATCCTGCCCGCTGGGCCGTTCACGCCCCATATCACGCTTGCCTACTACCGGCCCGAGGCGCCCACTGCGCTGCCTCCCGACGAGCTTCGCGCCACGCTCGGGGAGCTGACCGGCGCGGTTGCGGACAGGCCTGTTGACCTTCTCCCGGAACGCCTGCACGCTCTGCACTTCGACTCCATGAGCAACTACTGGGTGGCCGAGCGGTAG
- a CDS encoding PsbA protein: MTPPLRDRRREDERGPVDWGTGERAAAYAADRGRARAQAEDVAEPDVDWGAPVDDPPRARRGDSGTDWGVGRGPEPAATGTPGRTPWPEAVRRQRLVGILFALGGLALATWSAMHLATNAEAGHPWLPPWLVVVLGGAGLVSAAGYLAWAGGSAVRHEAERWEPTILDAAAGLTAGTVDAADPQHLLAGAGLGGRALPPGQRGAGVGGSGVRVDSGPKPVMGTSTMDQSVHAPAGVAGAVGGFMLAAAVVCAILALVLGSEWLLGTVFLALGGITAVRLAGDWLGTI; encoded by the coding sequence GTGACGCCGCCGCTGCGCGACCGCCGCCGGGAGGACGAGCGCGGTCCCGTCGACTGGGGTACCGGGGAGCGTGCCGCCGCTTACGCCGCCGACCGCGGCCGTGCGCGTGCGCAGGCCGAGGATGTTGCCGAGCCCGATGTGGATTGGGGGGCGCCGGTGGATGATCCGCCGCGCGCACGCCGGGGTGATTCCGGAACCGATTGGGGTGTGGGGCGCGGCCCCGAGCCCGCCGCCACCGGAACGCCCGGTCGCACGCCCTGGCCGGAGGCGGTACGCCGCCAACGGCTGGTCGGCATCCTGTTCGCATTGGGCGGCCTGGCGCTGGCCACCTGGTCCGCCATGCACCTGGCCACGAATGCCGAGGCCGGGCATCCGTGGCTGCCGCCGTGGCTCGTCGTCGTGCTCGGCGGCGCCGGGCTGGTCTCCGCCGCCGGCTACTTGGCGTGGGCCGGCGGTTCCGCCGTGCGCCATGAGGCCGAGCGGTGGGAGCCCACCATTCTTGATGCGGCAGCCGGTCTGACGGCGGGCACCGTCGATGCCGCCGACCCGCAACACCTGCTGGCCGGTGCGGGTCTGGGCGGGCGCGCGCTGCCGCCGGGTCAGCGCGGTGCCGGCGTGGGCGGCTCCGGGGTGCGCGTGGACTCCGGCCCCAAGCCGGTTATGGGTACCTCCACCATGGATCAGTCCGTGCACGCGCCGGCTGGTGTGGCGGGAGCGGTCGGCGGTTTCATGCTCGCCGCCGCGGTTGTGTGCGCGATTCTCGCGCTGGTGCTGGGTAGCGAGTGGCTGCTGGGGACGGTGTTCCTGGCGCTCGGCGGTATCACGGCTGTCCGCCTGGCCGGCGACTGGCTCGGCACGATCTGA
- a CDS encoding NINE protein: protein MSQSPNIPDPGQSQPMWQPAGPGSSSDAYGQGSASGYAQATRPPAYGNGQPGYSYSQQPNTQQAAYAAPGYGVPYGQAGYVQPGYMQPKSKAAAAVLAFFLGGLGIHNFYRGQVRRGVIHLCLVAAVVVLFVIGGVIIVANTDDFGYTPDGPSAAAGFSFMFATLVALGNCIWALVEFIMILVSSDGSLR from the coding sequence ATGAGCCAGAGCCCCAACATTCCTGACCCCGGACAGTCACAGCCCATGTGGCAGCCGGCCGGACCCGGGTCGTCTTCTGATGCCTACGGGCAGGGTTCAGCCTCTGGGTATGCGCAGGCGACTCGGCCTCCCGCCTACGGCAACGGGCAGCCGGGCTATTCCTACAGTCAGCAGCCCAACACTCAGCAGGCGGCGTATGCGGCCCCCGGTTATGGGGTGCCCTACGGGCAGGCGGGGTATGTGCAGCCCGGCTACATGCAGCCCAAGTCGAAGGCCGCCGCGGCGGTGCTGGCCTTCTTCCTCGGCGGCCTGGGAATCCACAACTTCTACCGGGGGCAGGTCCGCAGGGGTGTCATTCACCTGTGCTTGGTTGCCGCGGTGGTGGTGCTTTTCGTCATCGGTGGCGTAATCATCGTGGCGAATACGGATGACTTCGGATACACGCCGGACGGGCCCTCCGCCGCGGCTGGATTCAGCTTCATGTTCGCCACGCTCGTCGCCCTTGGAAACTGTATCTGGGCCCTCGTGGAGTTCATCATGATCCTGGTCTCCAGCGACGGCAGCCTCCGGTGA
- the purQ gene encoding phosphoribosylformylglycinamidine synthase subunit PurQ has product MTRIGVITFPGTLDDVDAARAVRLAGAEPVSLWHKDADIHGVDAVVVPGGFSYGDYLRCGAIARFAPVMDEVIAAAGRGMPVLGICNGFQILTEAHLLPGALIRNNHQKFICREQRLRVESTTTAWTNLFEDDEEIVVPLKNGEGNFIASPAELDRLEGEGLVVFRYLDNPNGSARDIAGVRNARGNVVGLMPHPEHAVEPGFGPDSAAGARQGVDGLRLFQSAISALVGA; this is encoded by the coding sequence GTGACCCGCATCGGCGTCATCACCTTCCCCGGCACGCTCGACGACGTCGACGCCGCCCGTGCGGTCCGGCTCGCCGGCGCCGAACCCGTCTCCCTGTGGCACAAGGACGCCGACATCCACGGCGTGGACGCCGTGGTGGTCCCGGGCGGCTTCTCCTACGGGGACTACCTGCGCTGCGGTGCCATCGCCCGCTTCGCCCCCGTCATGGATGAGGTCATCGCGGCCGCGGGGCGGGGCATGCCCGTGCTCGGCATCTGCAACGGCTTCCAGATCCTCACCGAGGCCCACCTGCTGCCCGGCGCGCTCATCCGCAACAACCACCAGAAGTTCATCTGCCGTGAGCAGCGCCTGCGCGTGGAGTCCACCACCACCGCCTGGACCAACCTGTTCGAGGACGATGAGGAGATCGTGGTTCCGCTGAAGAACGGCGAGGGCAATTTCATCGCTTCGCCTGCCGAGCTGGACCGCCTGGAGGGCGAGGGGCTCGTCGTCTTCCGCTACCTGGACAACCCCAACGGCTCGGCCAGGGACATTGCCGGCGTGCGTAACGCGCGCGGCAACGTCGTCGGCCTCATGCCGCACCCCGAGCATGCCGTCGAGCCCGGCTTCGGCCCGGACTCCGCCGCCGGAGCACGGCAGGGAGTGGATGGTCTGCGCCTGTTCCAGTCCGCCATCAGTGCGCTGGTCGGGGCCTGA
- the purD gene encoding phosphoribosylamine--glycine ligase has translation MKILLLGSGAREHALARALASDPATTELVVAPGNPGTADIATNIKIDPTSPEEVVDLATQMAADLVVVGPEAPLVAGVADAVRDAGIPVFGPGAEAAQLEGSKSFAKRVMASAGVPTADSVTCTTEAELDTALRNYGAPYVVKDDGLAAGKGVVVTSDLEAALAHGRACLAKEDGAVVVEDYLNGPEVSLFCICDGATVRPLAPAQDFKRLGDGDVGPNTGGMGAYTPLTWAPDDLTEQVLREVAQPVVDEMARRGTAFVGLLYCGLALTDKGLRVVEFNVRFGDPETQAVLARLDSPLAELLLAAATGRLAEVPAPRWSEQAAVDVVLAAPGYPGTVTTGGLITGIPDAEALDGVHVLHAGTARDDDGNLIASGGRVLSVVALGETVADARARAYEAVGRIHLDGVQYRTDIAAGR, from the coding sequence GTGAAGATCCTGCTGCTGGGGTCCGGCGCGCGCGAGCACGCCCTGGCCCGCGCCCTCGCTTCCGACCCCGCCACCACCGAACTCGTCGTCGCCCCCGGCAACCCCGGTACGGCCGACATCGCCACCAACATCAAGATCGACCCCACCTCCCCGGAGGAAGTCGTCGACCTGGCCACCCAGATGGCCGCCGACCTGGTCGTCGTCGGCCCGGAGGCGCCACTGGTCGCCGGGGTCGCCGACGCCGTCCGCGACGCCGGCATCCCCGTCTTCGGGCCCGGCGCCGAGGCCGCCCAGCTGGAGGGATCGAAGTCCTTCGCCAAGCGGGTCATGGCCTCGGCCGGCGTGCCCACCGCCGACTCCGTCACCTGCACCACCGAGGCCGAACTGGACACCGCCCTGCGCAACTACGGCGCGCCCTACGTCGTCAAGGATGACGGCCTGGCCGCCGGCAAGGGCGTAGTGGTCACCTCCGACCTCGAGGCCGCCCTCGCCCACGGGCGTGCCTGCCTGGCCAAGGAGGACGGGGCCGTCGTCGTCGAGGACTACTTGAACGGCCCGGAGGTCTCCCTGTTCTGCATCTGCGACGGCGCCACCGTCCGCCCACTCGCCCCCGCCCAGGACTTCAAGCGGCTCGGCGACGGCGACGTCGGCCCCAACACCGGCGGCATGGGCGCATACACGCCGCTGACGTGGGCACCCGATGACCTGACCGAGCAGGTGCTGCGCGAGGTCGCGCAGCCGGTAGTGGATGAGATGGCCCGCCGCGGCACCGCCTTCGTCGGCCTGCTCTACTGCGGCCTGGCCCTGACCGACAAGGGCCTGCGCGTGGTCGAGTTCAACGTGCGCTTCGGCGACCCCGAGACCCAGGCCGTCCTGGCCCGCCTCGACTCCCCGCTGGCCGAGCTGCTGCTGGCCGCCGCCACCGGACGCCTCGCCGAGGTCCCCGCCCCCCGCTGGTCGGAGCAGGCCGCCGTCGACGTCGTCCTGGCCGCCCCCGGCTACCCCGGCACCGTCACCACCGGCGGCCTGATCACCGGCATCCCCGACGCCGAGGCGCTCGACGGCGTGCACGTCCTGCACGCCGGCACCGCCCGCGACGACGACGGCAACCTGATCGCCTCCGGCGGGCGGGTGCTGTCCGTGGTCGCCCTGGGGGAGACGGTCGCCGACGCTCGCGCCCGCGCCTACGAGGCCGTCGGCAGGATTCACCTCGACGGCGTCCAGTACCGCACCGACATCGCCGCCGGGCGCTGA